A region of the Sphaerodactylus townsendi isolate TG3544 linkage group LG15, MPM_Stown_v2.3, whole genome shotgun sequence genome:
TGTCCGGAGGCAGGGTGGGAGTGGGATGCGGCAGGGAAAGCCCCCCTCGTTGTCCAGGCAGGCACCATAAGTGACCTGTTGAGGTGGGCTACTCCTCCCCAGGTAAGGAGCGACCCAATCCCACAGCTGTGGGAAGTGCAGTGCCAGGAGATGGTGCAAAGTCTACGGACACCCACTGAAGTTGTGCCTGGACCTGTTCCCGTCCCACCCCCGGCCCCTGGCTGGGGGAACCTCCAGTTGCCTGAGCTGGCCCCTATGGATGACATAGAGGCCTATTTGTCCTCCTTCGAAAGAGCGGCAGAAAACTGCCAGTGGCCAAGAGGCGAGTGGGTGACCCGGCTCATGCCAGCCCTCAGTGGCAAAGCCCAGCAGCCGCACAACAACCTCGACGCCAGGAGTGGCCGAAGCGAGCACAGAAAGTCCAAGTCTTCCAGCCTGCGAGGAGAAGGCGGCGCCAGCGTGGAGATGCAGCGCCAGCGTTTCCGGCAGTTCCGCTACCTGGATGCCGAAGGCCCGCGTGACGCTTGCCGGCGGCTTCGGGAGCTGTGCCGTCGCTGGCTGAAGCCGGAGAGCCGCACCAAGGAGCAGATCCTGGAGCTGCTGATCCTGGAGCAATTCCTGACCATCTTGCCTCAGGAGATCCAGAGCTGGGTGTGGGAACGAGGCCCCGAGACCTGTGCCCAGGCGGTGGCTCTGGTGGAGGGATACCAGATGGGGAGGCGAGACGCTGGAATGTGGGAACAGCAGGTGAGAGGCCAGGTAATTCGAGCGACCGGACAAAGACAGAAACTCCGTGGTAGGGGAGAAGGAAACATGGGTAGTCTTCAGAACCCAACCTCCCACCGACACCCACCAAAATTGTTCTGCATCAATGAATATACTGGGTGCTCCATAAAACAAATCCCTGCCCCAAAGAGCTCACAGTCTAAGATGTAGAATGGTGTGTCCATTTCCCTGTTCTTAGCAACAAGGTTTATATgtccagcagtggagcagcagtggcgtaggaggttaagagctcgtgtatctaatctggaggaaccgggtttgattcccagctctgccgcctgagctgtggaggcttatctggggaattcagattagcctgtgcactcccacacacgccaactgggtgaccttgggctagtcacagcttctcggagctctctcagccccacctacctctcagggtgtttgttgtgaggggggaagggcaaggagattgtaagcccctttgagtctcctgcaggagagaaagggggatataaatccaaactcttcttcttctttctttttattgtgaTATTTATACCTAACTTGTCTTCTCAGTAACCTCCAAAGGAGCTTACTCTACTgttcttcctttctccattttctcctcatgaCCTCCCTATGAGGCAGGTGAATGACTGGCCTTACCAACCCTTTGGGATTGCCTTACCAACCCtttgggattgccataagttggctgtgacttgacactaaaaaaaaagaagactgtcACTTCCACacgtcaaagaaaaaaaaatggaggccTCTTTTTCCGTGGTGATATATCATTGTCTCTCCTTGCCAGGTTACAGTGCGAGTGAAAGTTGAGCAGGTAAGCCCTCAAGAGATGATTCTGCCTGGAGCCCCATGGGAGCAGTCTGCCCCACTTCTGCCCCATCCCGAGTGCATGCCCTCCACAGATGTCACACTAAACCAGCTTCCTCCAGTTCCCGCTTTAAAGATGCCCTGTATTCCCAAACAGGAGCCCCGAGGCCTTCAGGAAACAGGTAAGATATCGACAACAAATTATTTCTTTAACGGACTGGAGGAAATTGTTGTGATCCTAGGCCCAGAGTGTGGCCTACATGCCCTAGGGAAAGCCTATATTATAGCTAATAGGCCTACCTATCCCAGGTACCCTCTGGGCCTTGTGATTGGTGGAAGAGAGTTTGGAGGGAAAACTAGGACCAAttgaggtggaggtggtggtccCTGGGAAGAATGCATAAAAGGCCTTCCCCTACAGGGGGAGTGGTTCATTCTAGGGACAGTAAAGA
Encoded here:
- the LOC125444875 gene encoding zinc finger protein 500-like isoform X2, encoding MAATQEVPPPALGLHFLYPLEETMPPRVKIEEPGPPCPEAGWEWDAAGKAPLVVQAGTISDLLRWATPPQVRSDPIPQLWEVQCQEMVQSLRTPTEVVPGPVPVPPPAPGWGNLQLPELAPMDDIEAYLSSFERAAENCQWPRGEWVTRLMPALSGKAQQPHNNLDARSGRSEHRKSKSSSLRGEGGASVEMQRQRFRQFRYLDAEGPRDACRRLRELCRRWLKPESRTKEQILELLILEQFLTILPQEIQSWVWERGPETCAQAVALVEGYQMGRRDAGMWEQQVRGQVTVRVKVEQVSPQEMILPGAPWEQSAPLLPHPECMPSTDVTLNQLPPVPALKMPCIPKQEPRGLQETGGLTGSGSREANHLHGRPLEVEHHGTFSSGNPQENVLSENHSERASQQHEERRNETGESLVTQLNPIGVPPGTEKPLHRCLECGKTFSRNSHLLTHQRIHTGEKPHQCPQCGKRFGHTSQLTRHQRTHASERPFRCAQCSRSFYQSSELTRHRASHARDRPYGCSQCGKKFRWSSDLIRHQITHTGERPYKCPECGKKFGQNSHLVRHRRTHTT
- the LOC125444875 gene encoding zinc finger protein 500-like isoform X4, yielding MAATQEVPPPALGLHFLYPLEETMPPRVKIEEPGPPCPEAGWEWDAAGKAPLVVQAGTISDLLRWATPPQVRSDPIPQLWEVQCQEMVQSLRTPTEVVPGPVPVPPPAPGWGNLQLPELAPMDDIEAYLSSFERAAENCQWPRGEWVTRLMPALSGKAQQPHNNLDARSGRSEHRKSKSSSLRGEGGASVEMQRQRFRQFRYLDAEGPRDACRRLRELCRRWLKPESRTKEQILELLILEQFLTILPQEIQSWVWERGPETCAQAVALVEGYQMGRRDAGMWEQQVTVRVKVEQVSPQEMILPGAPWEQSAPLLPHPECMPSTDVTLNQLPPVPALKMPCIPKQEPRGLQETGGLTGSGSREANHLHGRPLEVEHHGTFSSGNPQENVLSENHSERASQQHEERRNETGESLVTQLNPIGVPPGTEKPLHRCLECGKTFSRNSHLLTHQRIHTGEKPHQCPQCGKRFGHTSQLTRHQRTHASERPFRCAQCSRSFYQSSELTRHRASHARDRPYGCSQCGKKFRWSSDLIRHQITHTGERPYKCPECGKKFGQNSHLVRHRRTHTT
- the LOC125444875 gene encoding zinc finger and SCAN domain-containing protein 30-like isoform X3 gives rise to the protein MAATQEVPPPALGLHFLYPLEETMPPRVKIEEPGPPCPEAGWEWDAAGKAPLVVQAGTISDLLRWATPPQVRSDPIPQLWEVQCQEMVQSLRTPTEVVPGPVPVPPPAPGWGNLQLPELAPMDDIEAYLSSFERAAENCQWPRGEWVTRLMPALSGKAQQPHNNLDARSGRSEHRKSKSSSLRGEGGASVEMQRQRFRQFRYLDAEGPRDACRRLRELCRRWLKPESRTKEQILELLILEQFLTILPQEIQSWVWERGPETCAQAVALVEGYQMGRRDAGMWEQQVTVRVKVEQVSPQEMILPGAPWEQSAPLLPHPECMPSTDVTLNQLPPVPALKMPCIPKQEPRGLQETAGGLTGSGSREANHLHGRPLEVEHHGTFSSGNPQENVLSENHSERASQQHEERRNETGESLVTQLNPIGVPPGTEKPLHRCLECGKTFSRNSHLLTHQRIHTGEKPHQCPQCGKRFGHTSQLTRHQRTHASERPFRCAQCSRSFYQSSELTRHRASHARDRPYGCSQCGKKFRWSSDLIRHQITHTGERPYKCPECGKKFGQNSHLVRHRRTHTT
- the LOC125444875 gene encoding zinc finger protein 500-like isoform X1 is translated as MAATQEVPPPALGLHFLYPLEETMPPRVKIEEPGPPCPEAGWEWDAAGKAPLVVQAGTISDLLRWATPPQVRSDPIPQLWEVQCQEMVQSLRTPTEVVPGPVPVPPPAPGWGNLQLPELAPMDDIEAYLSSFERAAENCQWPRGEWVTRLMPALSGKAQQPHNNLDARSGRSEHRKSKSSSLRGEGGASVEMQRQRFRQFRYLDAEGPRDACRRLRELCRRWLKPESRTKEQILELLILEQFLTILPQEIQSWVWERGPETCAQAVALVEGYQMGRRDAGMWEQQVRGQVTVRVKVEQVSPQEMILPGAPWEQSAPLLPHPECMPSTDVTLNQLPPVPALKMPCIPKQEPRGLQETAGGLTGSGSREANHLHGRPLEVEHHGTFSSGNPQENVLSENHSERASQQHEERRNETGESLVTQLNPIGVPPGTEKPLHRCLECGKTFSRNSHLLTHQRIHTGEKPHQCPQCGKRFGHTSQLTRHQRTHASERPFRCAQCSRSFYQSSELTRHRASHARDRPYGCSQCGKKFRWSSDLIRHQITHTGERPYKCPECGKKFGQNSHLVRHRRTHTT